In Bdellovibrionales bacterium, the following proteins share a genomic window:
- a CDS encoding N-formylglutamate amidohydrolase, with product MSRVINRSCQGIYFCHDIQKEKEEAFLRAFFISIPHSGEQVPKETPWLEGLAEPLLMFDVDRYVDLLYRPIVESLKIPWVVATWHRYVVDLNRLPSDVDEESLIGSDHPKGAFTHGFHWVKTTAGIRLMKEPISNELHDVMVEKFFNPFHRDLKSIYGRFREAGAADVYHIDAHSMPSRGTEAHRDKGEERAQVVISDVNGKSCGSWFRDLVVSSYTAAGFSVSVNWPYLGGRITQSYGCPEKGQHVIQVELNRSIYMDEVSKKIKQGNLQEVRSKLSEAVKLVYLALPEF from the coding sequence ATGAGTCGAGTAATAAATAGAAGTTGTCAGGGCATCTATTTCTGCCATGATATCCAGAAAGAGAAAGAGGAGGCCTTTTTGCGCGCTTTTTTTATTTCTATCCCCCATTCTGGAGAACAGGTTCCCAAGGAAACTCCGTGGCTTGAAGGTTTGGCGGAGCCATTGTTGATGTTTGATGTGGATCGTTACGTGGACCTACTTTATCGCCCCATTGTGGAAAGCCTGAAGATTCCTTGGGTTGTTGCGACTTGGCATCGGTATGTGGTGGATCTCAATCGATTACCTTCAGATGTGGATGAAGAAAGTCTGATTGGATCAGATCACCCAAAAGGTGCCTTCACGCATGGGTTTCATTGGGTTAAGACGACTGCGGGAATTAGATTGATGAAGGAGCCCATTTCCAATGAATTGCACGACGTGATGGTGGAAAAGTTTTTTAATCCCTTTCATCGAGATTTGAAGTCTATTTATGGGAGATTTCGTGAGGCGGGTGCTGCTGATGTTTATCATATTGATGCGCACAGTATGCCGAGCCGGGGGACAGAAGCCCACCGCGATAAAGGAGAAGAGAGGGCTCAAGTTGTTATCAGTGATGTGAACGGCAAAAGCTGTGGTTCATGGTTTCGAGATCTTGTCGTGAGCTCTTATACGGCAGCGGGTTTTTCAGTTTCTGTCAATTGGCCGTATCTTGGTGGGCGCATCACTCAGTCTTACGGTTGCCCTGAAAAGGGTCAGCACGTTATACAGGTTGAATTGAATAGGTCCATATATATGGATGAAGTGAGCAAAAAAATAAAGCAAGGAAATTTGCAGGAAGTTCGGAGTAAGCTCTCAGAAGCTGTAAAATTGGTTTACTTAGCGCTTCCGGAGTTTTAA
- a CDS encoding cob(I)yrinic acid a,c-diamide adenosyltransferase codes for MTTKIYTGRGDLGQTSLVSGKRVSKSHTRIAAYGTIDELNSSLGLVGAELQSLSNLANLAGFVRQGLDEIQNLQNQLFSVGSHLACDEESFSHRLPILGPGMSEHLERQIDEWTKQLPALTEFILPGGCKASAFLHLSRTICRRAERLVTQLIEEGGQVEPFILVFLNRMSDYLFVFARYTNLQMGFSDLTWKK; via the coding sequence ATGACAACAAAAATCTATACCGGTCGCGGAGACCTGGGACAAACATCTCTCGTCAGCGGAAAAAGGGTTTCAAAATCCCACACACGCATTGCGGCCTACGGAACAATTGATGAGCTGAATAGTTCCCTGGGACTAGTGGGAGCTGAACTGCAATCTTTGAGTAACCTCGCGAACCTTGCCGGTTTTGTTAGACAGGGTCTTGATGAAATTCAAAACCTTCAAAACCAACTTTTTTCTGTCGGCAGTCATCTCGCTTGTGATGAGGAATCATTTAGCCACCGTTTACCCATTCTTGGTCCGGGAATGTCTGAACATCTTGAAAGACAAATCGACGAATGGACCAAACAACTCCCCGCGCTCACTGAGTTTATCTTGCCAGGAGGGTGCAAAGCTTCGGCATTTCTCCACCTTTCACGCACTATATGCCGACGCGCCGAACGCTTAGTGACTCAGCTCATCGAAGAGGGAGGGCAAGTGGAGCCCTTTATTCTGGTCTTTCTCAATCGGATGAGTGATTATCTTTTTGTTTTTGCTCGGTACACTAATTTGCAGATGGGCTTCTCTGATTTAACCTGGAAAAAATAA
- a CDS encoding general secretion pathway protein GspC, which produces MRWLGGKGTFFDSVKGGGRPPFEAVYVYLFAAFLGYILSDLSILSYRPSMLPTEAPPAKVTGPTRVRQANKLDYESIADRNLFNSDGKIPPPMSAEGGGEGEADRPAILSQLPLKLEGTIVHADTKKSVASINLKNKNETQVLRLDEEIDGIARITKIERRRVTFRNLANSRLEYIEIPKDEKINFGLKSPRASGGSEVEKRGEYDFSLRREDLSKYTANLSEILNQARMVPNIVPGSGGRVEGFRFVSINPGSIFEKLGFKTMDVIKSVNGEMVNSPTRAMEFYNTLKSANNIQLGVERNGRDESFSYTVTE; this is translated from the coding sequence ATGAGGTGGCTTGGGGGCAAAGGAACATTTTTTGATTCGGTGAAGGGTGGCGGTCGGCCTCCCTTCGAAGCCGTCTATGTCTATTTGTTTGCCGCCTTTCTTGGATATATTCTCAGTGATCTTTCGATTCTGTCCTACCGTCCATCGATGCTCCCAACTGAGGCTCCTCCAGCTAAGGTCACCGGGCCCACCCGTGTTCGACAGGCCAATAAACTCGACTATGAATCGATCGCCGACCGCAACCTCTTTAATTCAGACGGCAAGATTCCTCCCCCCATGTCGGCAGAAGGAGGCGGTGAGGGAGAAGCTGACCGCCCGGCCATTCTCTCCCAACTGCCCCTCAAACTCGAGGGAACGATTGTTCATGCTGACACAAAGAAATCGGTGGCTTCGATCAACTTGAAGAATAAAAATGAAACCCAGGTTTTGCGACTCGATGAAGAAATTGATGGAATTGCGCGAATTACCAAGATCGAACGACGCAGAGTGACTTTTCGTAATCTTGCCAACAGCCGTCTCGAATACATCGAAATTCCAAAAGATGAGAAAATCAACTTTGGCCTCAAGTCACCGCGAGCCTCTGGCGGAAGCGAAGTTGAAAAACGTGGGGAATATGATTTTTCGCTCAGACGCGAAGATCTCTCTAAATACACGGCCAACCTCTCTGAAATCCTAAATCAAGCTCGGATGGTTCCAAATATTGTTCCAGGCTCGGGAGGACGGGTGGAGGGTTTTCGTTTCGTATCAATCAACCCTGGCAGTATTTTTGAAAAACTTGGATTTAAAACCATGGACGTCATCAAATCAGTGAACGGCGAAATGGTGAATAGTCCCACTCGGGCCATGGAGTTTTACAATACCCTGAAGTCAGCAAACAATATCCAACTGGGCGTCGAACGCAATGGAAGAGATGAAAGTTTCAGCTACACAGTGACAGAATAA
- the gspD gene encoding type II secretion system secretin GspD: protein MKATITLIATFAVLCLVLMIPLTQFHEAKAQTESAAGALENSPGQAQPAPTDKPSPDEKDPKKKAFAFANPEDITNENFPDLIESFDYPNAEISDVIKAISELTGKNFIVDPQVRGKITIIAPTQVSVAEAYKAFLSALAINGYTVVPSGKFLKIKAARNAQRDSIETYSGNYFPNSDQLITRIIKLKYINAADVNKELRILPSKDGEMVPYAPTNSIIISDYGSNIERVMNIINQLDVPGFEEQLTVIRIRYAKAKDVADLLDQIINKGEKRGSNRFSSGVPQFRRSSGSETGGGSGAESYSLVVNDDRTNSIIVVGNKAGIAKIHQLIAKLDFKLRPEDQGGVFVYYVRHSEAEQIEKVLNGIAAEAKKAGGAGAGGGAPNNPTGIANPLSQGARVFGGEVQVAADKNTNSLIVTASKQDYEIVKNILSKIDIARDQVFVKAIIMEMNSTNGQNWGVDYYAFDRSSNGIGRMGFRSGESIGSLIDPAGDLGGILGFGSGQTFELKTAGGTATVSSLVGLVKFIKSSAGGNILSTPQIMALDNEEATIEVGEKIPVNLSQNQSAVGGNVSTTANREDVTIKLIITPFISPDTESVKMKIEQHVAQLSQTEVKGDLGKAAVATTKRLIKTQIVVNSGDTAVLGGLMSDSETEKVTKIPVLGDIPILGWLFKGKNSQKSKANLVVFITPQIVRDSQDNADILNFKINERIDFIKNSMGGRDPHGEIIDKLPRRASNSRSSSRKRSSGAVKQLPPENPDEISVAPEPEPGEIPEPLEEPAVESF, encoded by the coding sequence ATGAAAGCGACAATAACTCTGATTGCGACATTTGCCGTCCTTTGCCTTGTTCTCATGATCCCATTGACGCAATTTCATGAGGCCAAGGCCCAGACAGAAAGTGCCGCGGGAGCGCTGGAAAACAGCCCCGGACAAGCTCAGCCTGCGCCCACAGACAAACCAAGTCCCGACGAAAAAGATCCTAAGAAAAAGGCCTTCGCGTTCGCTAATCCAGAAGATATCACGAACGAAAATTTTCCAGATTTAATTGAAAGTTTCGATTATCCTAATGCTGAAATTTCGGACGTCATTAAGGCCATTTCTGAACTGACAGGAAAAAACTTTATCGTCGACCCTCAGGTCCGAGGTAAAATCACAATTATCGCCCCAACTCAAGTCTCTGTCGCCGAGGCCTACAAAGCATTTTTGTCAGCTCTGGCGATCAACGGTTACACCGTGGTTCCCTCAGGAAAATTTTTGAAGATCAAAGCCGCTCGAAACGCCCAACGCGATAGCATCGAAACCTACTCTGGAAACTACTTCCCAAACTCAGATCAACTCATCACACGAATCATTAAACTCAAGTATATTAATGCAGCGGACGTCAACAAGGAGCTCCGCATTCTCCCTTCCAAAGATGGAGAAATGGTCCCGTATGCGCCAACCAACTCCATCATTATTTCTGACTATGGCTCGAACATAGAGCGGGTCATGAATATCATCAATCAACTCGACGTGCCTGGATTCGAAGAGCAATTGACTGTTATCCGTATCCGTTACGCCAAAGCCAAAGACGTGGCCGACCTTCTCGATCAGATCATCAACAAGGGTGAAAAACGTGGTTCAAACAGGTTTTCTTCGGGAGTGCCTCAATTTCGGCGCAGTTCTGGCAGTGAAACAGGTGGCGGTTCGGGTGCCGAATCCTATTCTCTTGTTGTGAACGACGATCGGACCAATTCCATTATCGTTGTCGGAAACAAAGCGGGTATTGCCAAAATTCATCAGCTGATCGCAAAGCTTGACTTTAAACTCCGTCCCGAGGACCAGGGGGGAGTTTTTGTTTATTATGTCCGACACAGCGAAGCAGAACAGATCGAAAAGGTCCTCAATGGAATCGCGGCTGAAGCAAAAAAAGCAGGCGGCGCAGGAGCCGGAGGCGGGGCGCCGAACAATCCCACTGGTATAGCGAATCCCCTTTCGCAGGGAGCTCGCGTCTTCGGAGGCGAAGTTCAAGTTGCTGCCGACAAGAACACAAACAGCCTGATCGTCACGGCCAGCAAGCAAGATTATGAAATCGTCAAAAATATCTTGTCAAAAATTGATATCGCCAGGGATCAAGTCTTTGTGAAAGCCATCATCATGGAAATGAATTCTACCAACGGCCAGAACTGGGGGGTTGATTACTACGCCTTTGACCGAAGCAGCAATGGAATTGGACGGATGGGTTTTCGATCCGGCGAGTCCATCGGCTCACTCATCGATCCCGCCGGTGATTTGGGAGGAATTCTGGGTTTTGGCAGTGGACAAACCTTTGAGCTCAAAACAGCAGGTGGAACGGCAACTGTGTCCAGTCTCGTTGGCCTCGTCAAATTCATTAAAAGTTCTGCCGGTGGCAATATTCTATCGACTCCCCAAATCATGGCTCTCGACAACGAAGAAGCGACGATCGAGGTGGGAGAAAAAATTCCAGTTAACCTCAGCCAAAATCAATCGGCAGTGGGGGGGAACGTCTCCACAACTGCCAATCGTGAAGATGTCACAATAAAGTTAATCATCACGCCCTTTATTAGCCCCGACACTGAATCAGTCAAAATGAAAATAGAACAACATGTGGCTCAGCTCTCTCAAACAGAGGTCAAGGGCGACCTTGGGAAAGCAGCGGTCGCAACCACCAAGCGACTCATCAAAACGCAGATTGTCGTCAACTCAGGAGACACGGCGGTTCTCGGGGGGCTCATGTCGGACTCTGAAACCGAGAAAGTCACAAAGATTCCGGTACTGGGAGACATCCCCATTCTGGGTTGGCTTTTCAAAGGAAAAAATAGCCAAAAAAGCAAAGCAAATTTGGTGGTGTTTATCACTCCTCAAATTGTCCGAGACTCTCAGGATAACGCTGATATACTCAACTTCAAAATCAATGAGCGAATTGATTTTATAAAGAATTCTATGGGCGGCAGAGATCCCCATGGGGAGATCATTGACAAGCTCCCACGACGCGCAAGCAACAGTCGATCGAGTTCAAGAAAGCGTTCGAGCGGAGCCGTGAAGCAGCTCCCCCCTGAAAACCCAGATGAGATTTCGGTCGCACCGGAACCAGAACCGGGAGAAATTCCTGAGCCTTTGGAGGAGCCGGCCGTTGAATCCTTTTAA
- the gspE gene encoding type II secretion system ATPase GspE, with protein MATHNYETLLIKGTGITAEQLPSLLKLLDKNGRSLKEVLETKAYNNPEEALADLCDFLEVAFIKEIPYGDIPVDLIRDIPINYAKNNEVLPFRLETDNLVVLTSNPINLKVLDDLRVLFSKRIEVKVTTSAKLQEAINRVYEKSTAALEGLDDIESEEYDLDDPVIDLLEAGDDDAPVIKLVNTLLFRSVKEKASDIHLEPYEKDMVVRFRIDGILFDIFKPPKKLQNSITSRIKVMANLNIAEKRLPQDGRIPLKLAGKDIDVRVSSVPTAFGERLVLRLQDRSNVVLELEQLGFSEDSLKNISHLLSKTYGIFLVTGPTGSGKSTTLYACLTKINSIDKNIITVEDPVEQRIHGIGQIQVNSKIGLTFSTGLRSILRQDPNVIMVGEIRDLETADIAINASLTGHLVLSTIHTNDSAGVFPRLIDMGCEPFLIATSLLGVIAQRLVRILCPHCKQTYEPTDVELASLDLTRSQVRGANICRPVGCNECNQKGYIGRTVIQELLLITEEIRTLIMQRQDGGTIKKAALRDGMKTFREHGIQKVLKGISSIEEVLTNTQVDA; from the coding sequence ATGGCGACTCATAACTACGAAACGCTTCTTATTAAAGGTACGGGCATTACGGCGGAACAACTCCCGTCTTTGCTCAAGCTATTGGATAAAAACGGACGATCCCTCAAAGAGGTGCTCGAAACGAAGGCCTACAACAATCCCGAGGAAGCCCTTGCTGATCTTTGCGACTTTTTGGAAGTGGCATTTATCAAAGAAATTCCCTACGGAGATATACCCGTCGATTTGATTCGGGATATTCCCATCAACTATGCCAAGAACAACGAGGTTCTCCCTTTTCGGCTCGAGACAGATAATCTCGTCGTTTTGACCTCAAATCCTATTAATCTCAAGGTATTGGATGACCTCCGTGTTTTGTTTTCCAAACGCATAGAAGTGAAAGTCACGACAAGTGCGAAGCTCCAGGAGGCGATCAACCGAGTCTATGAAAAGAGCACCGCGGCTCTTGAAGGCCTCGATGATATCGAAAGCGAGGAGTACGACCTCGATGACCCAGTTATTGATCTCCTGGAGGCCGGAGATGACGATGCTCCCGTGATTAAATTGGTCAATACCTTGCTCTTTCGATCGGTGAAAGAAAAGGCTTCCGATATTCATTTGGAGCCTTACGAAAAAGACATGGTTGTTCGATTTCGTATTGACGGGATTCTTTTCGATATCTTTAAGCCGCCAAAAAAACTGCAAAACTCAATCACTTCTCGAATAAAAGTGATGGCCAATTTGAATATTGCCGAGAAACGCCTCCCGCAAGATGGCCGGATTCCTTTGAAGCTGGCTGGAAAAGACATTGATGTGAGGGTAAGTTCAGTCCCCACGGCTTTCGGAGAGCGACTTGTCCTTCGTCTTCAGGATCGATCGAATGTTGTGCTCGAATTGGAGCAATTGGGATTTTCTGAAGATAGTCTTAAAAATATCAGTCACCTTCTCTCGAAGACGTATGGGATTTTTCTGGTTACGGGACCAACAGGAAGCGGAAAATCAACGACACTCTATGCCTGTCTCACAAAAATTAACTCAATTGATAAGAATATTATTACGGTCGAAGATCCGGTGGAGCAGCGAATTCATGGAATCGGGCAGATACAGGTCAATTCGAAAATCGGGCTCACCTTCTCGACGGGATTGAGATCGATTTTGCGACAAGACCCGAACGTCATCATGGTCGGTGAGATTCGAGATCTCGAAACCGCAGACATCGCGATCAACGCCTCACTCACGGGCCACTTGGTTCTTTCAACGATTCATACCAACGATTCTGCTGGAGTCTTTCCGCGACTCATTGACATGGGCTGTGAGCCTTTTTTAATTGCGACTTCTTTGCTTGGAGTGATAGCGCAAAGACTTGTGAGGATTTTGTGTCCTCACTGCAAACAAACTTATGAACCCACGGATGTTGAATTGGCAAGCCTGGATCTAACGAGAAGCCAAGTTCGCGGCGCCAATATTTGTCGGCCTGTGGGCTGCAATGAGTGCAATCAAAAAGGTTATATCGGACGAACTGTCATTCAAGAGTTACTTCTCATCACCGAAGAAATTCGGACCCTTATCATGCAGAGGCAGGACGGCGGTACGATAAAAAAGGCCGCTCTTCGTGATGGAATGAAAACCTTTCGCGAGCACGGCATCCAAAAAGTTTTAAAGGGAATTTCAAGTATCGAAGAGGTCCTTACAAATACTCAGGTTGATGCCTAA
- the gspF gene encoding type II secretion system inner membrane protein GspF, with translation MPLFEYKGLNKAGKNLRGTLDAENARTARAKLKKDGVFVIDLKDKSKAVKKGKVKKAGHNKGVSVNDLSMMTRQLATLLKANIPLVDSLGAVSEQVENEMLSEVIADIKNNVNEGSPFHKSLRKYPKIFNVIFVSMCEAGEMSGTLDVILLRLAEFTESQNELNSKIKSAMIYPVLMMVFMLAMLSVLFVFVIPKMVLVFESNPEMTLPWYSVMVIDFSGLLVNYWHVITVIIFAVFFVFKSWKNSPSGSGQWDAILLKLPAIGKLARMVAVSRFTRILSTLLRGGVPMLTAMSIVRNVVDNEVLATALDDARENISEGESIAGPLKKSGQFPPIVIHMINIGEKTGELENMLTQVSDAYDFQVRNAVEGLTSLLTPLMLILMGCVIGVIVFSIMIPIFEMSNIGG, from the coding sequence ATGCCACTCTTTGAATACAAGGGCCTCAATAAGGCCGGAAAAAATTTGCGTGGAACCCTCGACGCCGAAAATGCTCGCACGGCTCGCGCCAAACTCAAAAAGGATGGCGTTTTTGTCATCGATCTGAAGGATAAATCAAAAGCCGTCAAAAAAGGAAAAGTCAAGAAAGCCGGACACAACAAGGGTGTCAGCGTCAATGATCTCTCTATGATGACTCGACAGTTAGCGACTCTGCTCAAGGCCAATATCCCATTGGTCGATAGTCTCGGGGCCGTGTCTGAGCAGGTTGAAAACGAGATGCTCTCTGAAGTGATTGCAGATATTAAAAATAATGTGAATGAAGGATCTCCTTTTCACAAGTCCCTCAGGAAATACCCCAAGATCTTTAATGTCATTTTTGTCTCAATGTGTGAAGCCGGAGAAATGTCAGGAACATTAGATGTCATTTTACTTCGACTGGCGGAATTTACAGAATCACAAAATGAACTCAACAGTAAAATCAAATCTGCCATGATCTATCCAGTTCTCATGATGGTCTTTATGTTGGCGATGCTGTCCGTATTATTCGTTTTTGTGATACCAAAAATGGTTCTTGTTTTTGAGTCAAATCCCGAAATGACCTTGCCCTGGTATTCGGTCATGGTGATCGATTTTAGTGGCTTGTTGGTCAATTACTGGCACGTGATTACGGTGATCATATTCGCCGTATTTTTTGTCTTCAAGAGTTGGAAAAACTCCCCCAGTGGCAGCGGACAATGGGATGCGATACTTTTAAAACTTCCGGCCATTGGCAAACTGGCTCGGATGGTGGCGGTTTCTCGTTTTACCCGAATTCTTTCGACTCTGCTCAGAGGAGGGGTTCCGATGTTGACCGCCATGTCCATTGTTCGAAACGTTGTCGACAATGAAGTCTTGGCAACAGCTCTCGATGACGCCCGTGAAAATATCAGTGAAGGAGAATCTATTGCAGGACCCCTTAAAAAGTCAGGTCAGTTTCCTCCTATCGTCATTCACATGATCAATATTGGTGAAAAAACAGGAGAACTGGAAAATATGCTGACGCAGGTCAGCGATGCCTATGACTTCCAAGTTCGGAATGCCGTTGAAGGCCTGACTTCTCTTCTCACTCCTTTGATGCTTATCTTGATGGGTTGCGTTATTGGGGTGATAGTATTTTCCATCATGATCCCAATATTTGAAATGTCTAACATTGGCGGCTAG
- the gspG gene encoding type II secretion system major pseudopilin GspG produces the protein MVNMIKKIKAINPNQKGMTLVEIMIVLLILGGLASILATTVMGRLKKAKIGEAKLQISELGKSLDMFYADCAFYPSSDQGLSALVQAPSGEPSCSGWGPDPYIKRVPRDPWNNEYVYEAQGNSYVLKSLGGDKREGGTGEDEDISSENL, from the coding sequence ATGGTTAACATGATTAAAAAAATTAAGGCGATAAACCCAAATCAAAAAGGCATGACACTGGTCGAAATCATGATCGTGCTATTAATACTTGGGGGATTGGCTTCAATTCTTGCCACGACTGTGATGGGTCGATTAAAGAAGGCCAAAATAGGCGAAGCGAAGTTACAGATCTCAGAACTCGGAAAATCCCTGGATATGTTCTACGCAGACTGCGCGTTCTATCCCTCATCAGATCAAGGTCTTTCGGCCCTGGTGCAAGCTCCGAGTGGAGAGCCCAGCTGCTCAGGCTGGGGACCTGATCCCTACATCAAAAGAGTTCCTCGGGACCCCTGGAACAATGAATATGTCTATGAGGCCCAGGGCAACTCATACGTCTTGAAATCTTTGGGTGGGGATAAACGTGAAGGCGGGACTGGCGAAGACGAAGATATCTCTTCTGAGAATCTCTAG
- a CDS encoding type II secretion system protein, with protein MKAGLAKTKISLLRISRFCSLARRSLYRRDQNRDDAGFTLIEVMIVVAIMASIVVMVLPRIGNKNNQLKEVIRRFTVLSREIRHRARLENATYRIVIDMKDGAENGKSEHQYWIEKSSSRVLLSKSDRSEEEKDKDGNPIDTDGFAIDETILKKKQVLPSPLWFEDIEISGSDRPLTSGRAFIHFFPEGLVQEAAIHFRIAEGETWTFVINPLTGKGEVVTKRLELKELRDQ; from the coding sequence GTGAAGGCGGGACTGGCGAAGACGAAGATATCTCTTCTGAGAATCTCTAGATTCTGTTCCTTGGCAAGGAGGAGCTTGTACCGCCGGGACCAGAATCGGGACGATGCAGGTTTTACGCTCATAGAAGTCATGATTGTCGTCGCAATCATGGCTTCTATCGTTGTCATGGTTCTTCCTCGCATTGGAAACAAAAATAACCAACTCAAAGAAGTGATCAGAAGATTTACCGTCCTCTCTCGCGAAATTCGCCACCGAGCTCGTCTTGAAAACGCAACTTACCGCATCGTGATCGACATGAAGGATGGAGCTGAAAATGGCAAGTCTGAGCATCAGTATTGGATCGAAAAGAGTTCCTCACGAGTTCTTCTCTCGAAGTCTGATCGCTCCGAGGAGGAAAAAGACAAAGATGGAAATCCCATCGATACGGATGGTTTTGCTATTGACGAAACAATTCTAAAAAAGAAGCAAGTTTTGCCCTCTCCCCTTTGGTTCGAAGACATTGAAATCTCTGGCAGTGACCGACCCCTCACCTCCGGCCGCGCTTTTATTCACTTTTTTCCAGAAGGTCTCGTCCAGGAAGCAGCCATCCATTTTCGAATCGCGGAGGGAGAAACTTGGACCTTTGTCATTAACCCATTGACCGGAAAAGGTGAGGTTGTCACAAAACGCTTGGAATTAAAGGAACTACGAGACCAGTGA
- a CDS encoding type II secretion system protein codes for MKNTHQLSVRGFTLLEVLLAIAILTGVIITVSQTWSGNFNRVRKITLSNNVATLLERKMTEIEAKYQKAPVSEIPEEEEGDFGADLPNYRWKLKSQKFQMPDLSALLTSKDGGANEMLITMIKQLSEFVSKAVKEVTVSVLLKSGSKTTTYDATTYFVDWDQEIAMPGGGGEIPTGGAPGGDPNEPQPNGSGITK; via the coding sequence GTGAAAAACACTCATCAACTTTCTGTGCGTGGCTTCACCTTACTTGAAGTCCTTCTCGCAATAGCTATTCTGACGGGAGTTATTATAACCGTCTCACAGACCTGGTCAGGAAACTTTAACCGCGTTCGCAAGATCACTCTGTCCAACAACGTCGCCACATTGCTTGAAAGAAAAATGACAGAAATCGAAGCGAAATATCAGAAAGCCCCTGTATCAGAGATTCCCGAAGAGGAAGAGGGAGACTTTGGAGCCGATCTTCCTAATTACCGTTGGAAACTCAAGTCTCAGAAGTTTCAAATGCCAGACCTCTCGGCCCTCCTCACTTCAAAGGATGGCGGCGCAAACGAAATGCTCATCACGATGATCAAGCAGCTCTCCGAGTTTGTTTCAAAGGCCGTAAAAGAAGTCACCGTTAGCGTGCTTCTTAAATCAGGAAGCAAAACTACAACCTACGATGCGACCACATATTTCGTCGACTGGGATCAAGAAATTGCCATGCCTGGGGGAGGAGGCGAAATCCCGACAGGAGGTGCTCCAGGGGGTGATCCAAATGAGCCTCAGCCAAATGGAAGTGGAATAACCAAATGA
- a CDS encoding prepilin-type N-terminal cleavage/methylation domain-containing protein: MKRTSTLSQSGMTLMEVMIATAILAVIAAYTAETVQRAVKSKIKVEGDIDRKSTVRDALRIIERDVNLAFHYRDIGVQLYNISEKERLERLKKGTKTPEDPQKKDPPPSGDPPPPPPSPTEPTKPFKPKKQKIFTHFMGEENRMDFTTLNYARIREDDRSSDQAEIGYFLRDCRNRYDKTKSSQCLWRRIDPLIDDDVTKGGTETVLLEHVLRFELRYLGPGKEEEWTKQWKTNKGGDANSENNFPYAVEITLEYHNKTIPSEKPVSMTLVAAVRFPNNPTKEEKNAEAKNPTDENPDPAQ, translated from the coding sequence ATGAAGAGAACCTCCACTCTTTCACAAAGCGGTATGACTCTCATGGAAGTGATGATTGCCACAGCCATTCTGGCTGTCATCGCTGCTTACACAGCAGAAACTGTTCAGAGAGCTGTGAAATCAAAAATCAAAGTTGAAGGTGACATTGATCGCAAATCAACGGTGAGGGACGCCTTGCGCATTATCGAGCGTGATGTAAACCTCGCATTCCATTACCGCGACATTGGTGTTCAACTCTATAATATATCCGAAAAGGAACGCCTGGAGCGTCTGAAAAAAGGAACAAAAACACCAGAAGACCCCCAAAAGAAAGACCCACCCCCTTCAGGGGACCCTCCTCCGCCACCTCCGAGTCCGACTGAACCTACCAAGCCCTTTAAACCAAAAAAACAAAAAATATTTACACATTTTATGGGCGAAGAGAACCGAATGGATTTCACAACGCTCAATTATGCGCGTATCCGAGAAGACGATCGGTCCAGTGATCAAGCTGAAATCGGGTATTTCTTGCGAGATTGCCGCAACCGCTACGATAAGACAAAATCAAGCCAGTGCCTTTGGAGACGCATTGATCCGCTGATCGATGATGATGTGACAAAGGGGGGTACCGAAACCGTTTTACTGGAGCATGTGCTGCGTTTTGAGCTTCGCTACTTGGGACCGGGCAAAGAGGAGGAATGGACCAAACAGTGGAAAACAAACAAGGGAGGGGATGCCAACTCGGAAAATAATTTTCCCTACGCGGTTGAAATCACCCTTGAATACCACAACAAGACAATTCCTTCAGAAAAGCCCGTGAGCATGACTCTCGTCGCAGCAGTCCGATTTCCTAACAACCCAACCAAAGAGGAAAAGAATGCCGAAGCGAAAAACCCGACTGACGAAAATCCTGACCCCGCTCAGTAA